In one Bordetella pertussis 18323 genomic region, the following are encoded:
- a CDS encoding KdsC family phosphatase → MTKNSPVSVPHPAEALVLARIPASVRERAAAVRLMVFDVDGVLTDGGLYYGEHGEMFKRFHALDGHGLRLLMEGGLKVALITGRSGPIADRRAAELGIAEVLQGVRDKGGALSELAQRVGVQLNQTGYMGDDIIDLPAMQRAGFAASVANAPGYVAQAAHWVSSQPGGQGAVRECCDLLLAAQGRLGTFLGTPALLGPGAIQ, encoded by the coding sequence ATGACCAAGAACTCTCCTGTTTCCGTGCCGCACCCCGCCGAAGCCCTGGTGCTCGCCCGCATCCCCGCCTCGGTGCGCGAACGCGCCGCCGCGGTGCGCCTGATGGTTTTCGACGTCGACGGCGTGCTGACCGATGGCGGCCTGTACTATGGCGAGCACGGCGAAATGTTCAAGCGTTTCCATGCGCTGGACGGCCATGGCCTGCGGCTGCTGATGGAAGGCGGCCTGAAAGTCGCCCTGATCACCGGCCGCTCCGGCCCCATCGCCGACCGGCGCGCCGCCGAGCTGGGCATCGCCGAAGTGCTGCAAGGCGTGCGCGACAAGGGCGGCGCCCTGAGTGAACTTGCCCAGCGCGTGGGCGTCCAACTCAACCAGACCGGCTATATGGGCGACGACATCATCGACCTGCCTGCCATGCAGCGCGCCGGCTTCGCCGCCAGCGTCGCCAATGCGCCGGGCTACGTGGCGCAAGCCGCCCACTGGGTATCCAGCCAGCCGGGCGGCCAGGGCGCGGTGCGCGAATGCTGCGACCTGCTGCTTGCCGCCCAGGGCCGCCTGGGCACCTTCCTGGGCACGCCGGCCCTGCTCGGGCCCGGCGCCATCCAGTAA
- a CDS encoding NAD-dependent succinate-semialdehyde dehydrogenase, which produces MSLSVGNAALLPGRNLIGSEWREAALGARFAVADPATGKVIAHVPDSGARDAGAAVTAAHQAFADWRRTPAKVRAQIIKRWNALLHENAEDLARLISSEQGKPLAEARGEVSYAASYVEWFAEEATRADGDLIPSPAQGRRMFALREPVGVVAAITPWNFPAAMIARKIAPALAAGCTVVCKPAEDTPLTSLALTALAQQAGVPPGVLNIVTASRGRAAEVADAWLDDPRVRKITFTGSTPVGKHLARRSADTLKRVSLELGGNAPFIVFDDADLDAAVEGLMVSKFRNGGQTCVCPNRIFVQAGVHDAFVRKLAARVEGLVVGPASDPASQIGPMINARAVEKIEHHVADALERGARLAVGGKRIHSARCAGDHYYAPTVLTGVDETMACFREETFGPVAPITVFASEAEVVAAANATAFGLAAYFYSTDVRRIWRLADALETGIVGVNEGALAAEAAPFGGVKDSGYGREGSRHGLAEYMQIKYVCQGQLD; this is translated from the coding sequence ATGTCCTTATCCGTCGGCAACGCCGCGCTGCTGCCTGGCCGCAACCTGATTGGATCGGAATGGCGCGAAGCGGCGCTGGGCGCGCGCTTCGCGGTTGCGGATCCCGCCACCGGCAAGGTGATCGCGCATGTGCCCGACAGCGGCGCGCGCGATGCGGGCGCGGCCGTCACGGCGGCGCACCAGGCCTTCGCGGACTGGCGCCGGACCCCCGCCAAGGTCCGCGCGCAGATCATCAAGCGCTGGAATGCCCTGTTGCACGAGAACGCCGAAGACCTGGCCCGTCTGATTTCCTCGGAGCAGGGCAAGCCGCTGGCCGAGGCTCGCGGCGAGGTGAGCTATGCGGCCAGTTATGTCGAGTGGTTCGCCGAAGAGGCCACGCGCGCCGACGGCGACCTCATCCCCAGCCCGGCGCAAGGGCGGCGCATGTTCGCGCTGCGCGAGCCGGTCGGCGTGGTGGCGGCGATCACGCCGTGGAACTTCCCGGCGGCCATGATCGCCCGCAAGATCGCCCCGGCCCTGGCGGCCGGGTGCACGGTCGTGTGCAAGCCGGCCGAGGACACGCCGCTGACGTCGCTGGCGCTGACGGCCCTGGCGCAGCAGGCGGGGGTGCCGCCCGGCGTGCTCAACATCGTGACCGCCTCGCGGGGCCGCGCCGCCGAAGTCGCCGACGCCTGGCTGGACGACCCGCGCGTGCGCAAGATCACCTTTACCGGCTCCACCCCCGTGGGCAAGCATCTGGCCAGGCGCAGCGCCGACACCTTGAAGCGGGTCTCGCTGGAGCTGGGCGGCAATGCGCCTTTCATTGTGTTCGACGACGCCGACCTGGACGCCGCGGTCGAGGGCCTGATGGTGTCCAAGTTCCGCAATGGCGGCCAGACCTGCGTCTGTCCCAACCGCATCTTCGTGCAGGCCGGCGTGCACGACGCGTTCGTCCGCAAGCTGGCGGCGCGGGTGGAGGGGCTGGTCGTCGGGCCGGCCAGCGACCCGGCTTCGCAGATCGGGCCGATGATCAACGCGCGCGCCGTCGAGAAGATCGAGCATCACGTCGCCGACGCCCTGGAGCGCGGCGCTCGCCTGGCAGTGGGCGGCAAGCGCATCCACTCGGCCCGTTGCGCCGGCGACCACTATTACGCGCCGACCGTGCTGACGGGGGTGGACGAGACCATGGCGTGCTTTCGCGAGGAAACCTTCGGGCCGGTTGCGCCGATCACGGTCTTCGCCAGCGAGGCCGAGGTGGTGGCGGCGGCCAATGCGACCGCGTTCGGCCTGGCCGCCTACTTCTACTCGACCGACGTGCGGCGCATCTGGCGCCTGGCCGACGCGCTGGAGACCGGCATCGTCGGCGTCAACGAGGGCGCGCTGGCCGCCGAGGCGGCCCCGTTCGGCGGCGTCAAGGACTCGGGTTACGGCCGCGAAGGATCGCGCCATGGCCTGGCCGAGTACATGCAGATCAAGTACGTCTGCCAGGGCCAGCTGGACTGA
- the lptC gene encoding LPS export ABC transporter periplasmic protein LptC has translation MKERFPSLIALFLLLALVVGTWWAADYAQRAVQVDPPRRLTHEMDSWARDFVMLRTDVQGHPINRLEGVYVEHFPDDDSYHVTTPRAIGQQAGNPITIGVSKTAIMEQGGQRIVMNGDTHVHRQPDARNETLDVRSQQLILLPDEDVVFTDLPAQVNKGNSRMNGTGMHYNNKTRQLRVSAAADVEIAGTEGRKRQSTETPANSNQNKP, from the coding sequence ATGAAAGAACGCTTTCCCTCGCTGATCGCCTTGTTCCTGCTGCTGGCGCTGGTCGTCGGCACGTGGTGGGCGGCCGACTATGCGCAACGCGCCGTCCAGGTCGATCCGCCGCGCCGGCTGACGCACGAGATGGACTCGTGGGCGCGCGATTTCGTGATGCTGCGCACCGACGTCCAGGGCCACCCGATCAACCGCCTGGAAGGCGTCTATGTCGAGCACTTCCCCGACGACGACTCCTACCACGTGACCACGCCGCGCGCCATCGGCCAACAGGCCGGCAACCCGATCACCATCGGGGTATCGAAAACCGCCATCATGGAACAGGGCGGCCAGCGCATCGTCATGAACGGCGACACGCACGTGCACCGGCAGCCCGACGCCCGCAACGAGACGCTGGACGTACGCAGCCAGCAGCTGATCCTGCTGCCCGACGAAGACGTGGTGTTCACCGACTTGCCCGCCCAGGTCAACAAGGGCAATTCCCGCATGAACGGCACCGGCATGCATTACAACAACAAGACCCGGCAATTGCGCGTATCGGCGGCCGCCGACGTCGAAATTGCAGGAACCGAGGGGCGCAAGCGGCAATCCACCGAGACGCCCGCCAACTCCAACCAGAACAAACCATGA
- the purT gene encoding formate-dependent phosphoribosylglycinamide formyltransferase — MSTFPAPVLGTPLSPTATRVMLLGAGELGKEVVIALQRLGVEVIAVDRYADAPGHQVAHRAHVVSMTDPQALRQVIEQERPHVVVPEIEAIATDLLVALEDEGAVHVTPTARAAHLTMNREGIRRLAAETLGLPTSPYRFVDTEQALREAIDGGIGYPCVIKPVMSSSGKGQSIIRSADDIAAAWRYAQEGGRVGAGRVIVEGFIEFDYEITLLTVRARGADGQIVTQFCEPIGHRQVDGDYVESWQPHPMSPVALQRSREIALAVTGDLGGLGIFGVELFVAGDQVWFSEVSPRPHDTGMVTLISQVQNEFELHARALLGLPVDTRLRQPGASSVIYGGVDARGVAFEGVAQALAEPGTDIRLFGKPESYAKRRMGVGLAVADDVDQARAKAARVSQAVRVRA; from the coding sequence ATGTCCACCTTTCCCGCGCCGGTTCTCGGCACCCCGCTGTCTCCAACGGCTACCCGCGTCATGTTGCTGGGCGCAGGCGAGCTAGGCAAGGAGGTGGTGATCGCCCTGCAGCGCCTGGGGGTGGAGGTCATCGCGGTCGACCGCTATGCCGACGCGCCGGGCCACCAGGTGGCGCATCGCGCCCACGTGGTCTCCATGACCGATCCGCAGGCGCTGCGGCAGGTCATCGAGCAGGAGCGCCCGCATGTGGTCGTGCCCGAAATCGAGGCCATTGCCACCGACCTGCTGGTCGCGCTGGAGGACGAAGGCGCCGTGCACGTCACGCCCACCGCCCGCGCCGCCCACCTGACCATGAACCGCGAAGGCATCCGCCGGCTGGCCGCCGAGACCCTGGGCCTGCCCACCTCGCCCTACCGCTTCGTCGATACCGAGCAGGCGCTGCGCGAGGCCATCGACGGCGGCATCGGCTATCCGTGCGTGATCAAGCCGGTCATGTCCTCCTCGGGCAAGGGCCAGTCGATCATCCGCTCGGCCGATGACATCGCCGCCGCGTGGCGCTACGCCCAGGAGGGCGGGCGCGTGGGCGCCGGACGCGTGATCGTCGAGGGTTTCATCGAGTTCGACTACGAGATCACCCTGCTGACGGTGCGCGCCCGCGGCGCCGACGGGCAGATCGTGACGCAGTTCTGCGAGCCCATCGGGCATCGCCAGGTCGATGGCGACTATGTCGAGAGCTGGCAGCCCCATCCCATGTCGCCGGTCGCGCTGCAGCGCTCGCGCGAGATCGCCCTGGCCGTGACCGGCGACCTGGGCGGCCTGGGCATATTCGGGGTGGAGCTGTTCGTGGCCGGCGACCAGGTCTGGTTCTCCGAAGTCAGCCCGCGTCCGCACGACACCGGCATGGTCACCCTGATTTCCCAGGTGCAGAACGAATTCGAGCTGCATGCGCGCGCGCTGCTGGGCCTGCCGGTGGACACGCGCCTGCGCCAGCCGGGCGCAAGCAGCGTCATCTACGGCGGGGTCGATGCCCGCGGCGTGGCCTTCGAGGGCGTGGCGCAGGCGCTGGCCGAGCCCGGCACCGACATCCGCCTGTTCGGCAAGCCCGAGTCTTACGCCAAGCGGCGCATGGGCGTGGGGCTGGCCGTGGCCGACGACGTCGACCAGGCCCGGGCCAAGGCGGCGCGCGTGTCGCAGGCCGTGCGCGTGCGCGCCTGA
- the lptA gene encoding lipopolysaccharide transport periplasmic protein LptA yields the protein MTHLRLSLAPLRLCSILLLAAAGAAQAQAQSGQAAPAEEPSTLILSDTLHYDDIKRQSIFTGNVILTRGLMTLTSDKLEVNEDAAGNQFGVATADKGKIVTIRQDRPETFELIEGKGLRAEYESSKSQFDLIGQAIVTRYICGKPFDTIRGDRVRYNEKTGIYQAQGGPNSSAAGGRVRSLAEPRAKADAAIAECRAKKQAPKKPQ from the coding sequence ATGACCCACCTGAGGCTTTCCCTTGCCCCGCTGCGGTTGTGCAGCATCCTGCTGCTGGCCGCTGCCGGCGCTGCGCAGGCGCAGGCGCAATCCGGCCAGGCCGCGCCGGCCGAAGAGCCGAGCACGCTGATCCTCTCGGACACGCTGCACTACGACGACATCAAGCGCCAGAGCATCTTCACGGGCAACGTCATCCTCACGCGCGGGCTGATGACGCTGACCTCGGACAAGCTGGAAGTCAACGAGGACGCGGCGGGCAACCAGTTCGGGGTCGCCACGGCCGACAAGGGCAAGATCGTCACCATCCGCCAGGACCGTCCCGAGACCTTCGAGCTGATCGAGGGCAAGGGCCTGCGCGCCGAATACGAAAGCAGCAAGAGCCAGTTCGACCTGATCGGCCAGGCCATCGTCACCCGCTACATCTGCGGCAAACCGTTCGACACGATTCGCGGCGACCGGGTGCGCTACAACGAGAAGACCGGCATCTACCAGGCGCAGGGCGGTCCGAACTCATCGGCCGCAGGCGGGCGCGTACGCTCGCTGGCCGAGCCGCGCGCCAAGGCCGACGCCGCGATCGCGGAATGCCGCGCCAAGAAGCAAGCGCCCAAGAAGCCGCAGTGA
- a CDS encoding TonB-dependent receptor codes for MIPPCRLSLIPALAAMALAGAFPAPSGAAPAELAPIAVIGDDPDDPRVFEGSTATRTATPLREVPQTVDTVKVPDALNYGARTLGEALAGVPNVTDASDTRFDGLRIRGFDAGSDFYLDGVRDDSQYVRDLHNIERIEVLKGPAGVLYGRGSQGGIVNRVSKAPGPGRASTLEVRLGGEDFRSLYADLSADPSDTVSLRLNVGGENAGSFRHGVSSRRRLASPALAWRITPRLDWLAQYEHSRYDRVPDRGIPSVDGRPAPVGRSTVYGDPGRDNIDDRVQVLRSRLRYRAANGWELRHTLSTFRLHSDFDNTYLSGWRAETGLVQRQRWQQHLRARHLYNVFEAEGTFATGWLEHRLLAGVELGSQHRDPTLHRAATKGPGAQPVPGLALHHPDLSQQHHGRMERASDARHRVRTQGYYLQDQLRLSESWQVVAGARLDRFGVRTRNRLLGLEGSRGDRSVSPRLGVVWTPWPAHAFYASYSKTFSPTGGGTIGITPDARGNANDLPPEHTRQYEAGVKSDWLDGRLSTMLAVYQLELYNRRTRAPHDPTRILLTGLQRSRGLEMSGAGRLAVKIQ; via the coding sequence ATGATTCCACCTTGCCGCTTATCCCTGATCCCGGCGCTGGCCGCCATGGCGCTGGCAGGCGCCTTTCCCGCGCCGAGCGGGGCCGCGCCGGCTGAATTGGCGCCCATCGCGGTCATCGGCGACGATCCCGACGATCCGCGGGTATTCGAAGGCAGCACCGCCACCCGTACCGCCACACCGCTGCGGGAGGTGCCGCAGACGGTCGACACCGTGAAGGTGCCGGACGCCCTGAACTATGGCGCGCGCACGCTGGGCGAGGCGCTGGCCGGCGTGCCCAATGTCACCGACGCCAGCGATACCCGCTTCGACGGCTTGCGCATACGCGGGTTCGACGCCGGCAGCGACTTCTACCTGGACGGGGTGCGCGATGACAGCCAGTACGTGCGCGACCTGCACAACATCGAGCGCATCGAGGTGCTCAAGGGGCCGGCCGGCGTTCTGTACGGCCGCGGCAGCCAGGGCGGCATCGTCAATCGGGTGAGCAAGGCGCCCGGGCCGGGCCGCGCTTCCACCCTCGAAGTCCGGCTGGGCGGCGAGGACTTTCGCAGCCTGTACGCCGACCTGAGCGCGGACCCTTCCGACACGGTCAGCCTGCGCCTGAACGTGGGCGGCGAGAATGCGGGCAGTTTCAGGCACGGGGTCAGCTCGCGCCGCCGCCTGGCGTCGCCCGCCTTGGCGTGGCGCATTACGCCACGGCTCGATTGGCTGGCGCAGTACGAACACAGCCGCTACGACCGCGTGCCCGACCGCGGCATTCCCTCGGTGGACGGCCGGCCCGCGCCGGTCGGGCGCTCGACCGTCTACGGCGACCCCGGGCGCGACAATATCGACGATCGGGTCCAGGTGCTGCGCTCGCGCCTGCGCTACCGGGCGGCCAATGGATGGGAGCTGCGCCATACCCTGTCGACGTTCCGGCTGCATAGCGATTTCGACAACACCTATCTGTCCGGCTGGCGCGCCGAGACCGGGCTGGTGCAACGCCAGCGCTGGCAGCAGCACCTGCGCGCCCGGCATCTTTACAACGTCTTCGAGGCCGAGGGCACGTTCGCCACCGGCTGGCTCGAACACCGCTTGCTGGCCGGCGTCGAGCTGGGCAGCCAGCATCGTGATCCGACGCTGCACCGCGCGGCCACCAAAGGCCCCGGCGCGCAGCCGGTGCCCGGGCTGGCGCTGCACCACCCCGACTTGAGCCAGCAGCACCACGGCCGCATGGAGCGCGCCAGCGATGCGCGTCACCGCGTGCGTACGCAAGGCTACTACTTGCAGGATCAACTGCGATTGAGCGAGTCCTGGCAGGTGGTGGCGGGCGCGCGCCTGGACCGGTTCGGGGTGCGCACGCGCAATCGCCTGCTGGGCCTGGAAGGCAGCCGTGGCGACCGCAGTGTGAGTCCGCGCCTGGGAGTGGTCTGGACGCCCTGGCCGGCGCACGCGTTCTACGCGTCGTACAGCAAGACTTTCTCGCCCACCGGCGGCGGCACCATAGGCATCACGCCGGACGCGCGGGGCAACGCCAATGATCTGCCGCCCGAACATACGCGCCAGTACGAAGCCGGGGTCAAGAGCGACTGGCTGGACGGGCGCCTGAGCACCATGCTGGCCGTCTACCAGCTCGAACTCTACAACCGCCGCACGCGCGCGCCCCACGATCCCACGCGGATACTCCTGACGGGCCTGCAGCGCTCGCGCGGCCTGGAAATGAGCGGGGCGGGGCGGCTAGCTGTGAAGATTCAATAG
- the cyaC gene encoding cyclolysin-activating lysine-acyltransferase yields MLPSAQAPSLLNPTDDFAALGNIAWLWMNSPMHRDWPVHLLARNTLAPIQLGQYILLRCNDVPVAYCSWALMDADTELSYVMAPSSLGGNAWNCGDRLWIIDWIAPFSRDDNRALRRALAERHPDSVGRSLRVRRGGDTARVKEYRGRALDAAAARAQLDRYHAELIAGLRASNGGYAPRGRGTA; encoded by the coding sequence ATGCTTCCGTCCGCCCAAGCGCCCTCCCTCCTCAATCCCACCGACGACTTCGCGGCACTGGGCAATATTGCCTGGCTGTGGATGAACTCTCCCATGCACCGCGACTGGCCGGTGCATCTGCTCGCACGCAACACGCTCGCGCCGATTCAACTGGGCCAATACATTCTGCTGCGATGCAATGACGTGCCGGTTGCATACTGCAGCTGGGCCCTAATGGACGCCGACACCGAACTCTCCTATGTCATGGCGCCCTCGTCGCTGGGCGGGAATGCCTGGAACTGCGGCGACCGACTGTGGATCATCGACTGGATCGCGCCATTCTCGCGCGACGACAATCGTGCGCTGCGCCGCGCGCTGGCCGAACGGCACCCCGACAGCGTGGGCCGTTCGCTGCGCGTTCGGCGCGGCGGCGACACCGCGCGCGTCAAGGAGTACCGAGGCCGCGCGCTGGACGCGGCCGCCGCTCGCGCGCAGCTGGACCGCTACCATGCCGAACTGATCGCAGGACTGCGCGCGAGCAACGGCGGATACGCGCCGCGAGGCCGGGGCACCGCCTGA
- a CDS encoding KpsF/GutQ family sugar-phosphate isomerase — MSAHPDPTPEAILASARRTLQTEAQAIADLAARLDDSFVQVVGMLLACRGRVVVSGIGKTGHIARKLAATLASTGTPAFFVHAAEAIHGDLGMVTRDDVLIAISYSGTGQELLTILPVVRRMGAGLIAITGNAESELARLADVHLDASVSQEACPLNLAPTASTTAALALGDALAVACLEARGFGREDFARSHPGGALGRRLLTHVRDVMRHGPALPIVAEDAPLPRALEEISAKGMGMTAVVDAQRKPVGIFTDGDLRRLIERVGDIRSLTVADGMTRAPRTIGPDALAAEAAQQMDDRRLNQMLVVDTAGVLIGALHTHDLMAAKVV, encoded by the coding sequence ATGAGCGCTCATCCCGACCCCACGCCCGAGGCCATTCTCGCCTCGGCACGCCGCACGCTGCAGACCGAGGCGCAAGCTATTGCCGACCTCGCCGCCCGGCTCGACGACAGCTTCGTGCAGGTCGTCGGCATGCTGCTGGCCTGCCGCGGCCGTGTCGTGGTCAGCGGCATCGGCAAGACCGGGCACATTGCCCGCAAGCTGGCCGCCACCCTGGCCTCCACCGGCACGCCGGCCTTTTTCGTGCACGCCGCCGAAGCCATCCACGGCGACCTGGGGATGGTCACCCGCGACGATGTCCTGATCGCGATTTCCTATTCCGGCACCGGCCAGGAGCTGCTGACCATTCTGCCGGTGGTGCGCCGCATGGGCGCGGGACTGATCGCCATTACCGGCAACGCCGAATCCGAACTGGCCCGCCTGGCCGACGTGCACCTGGACGCCAGCGTGTCCCAGGAGGCCTGCCCGCTCAATCTGGCGCCCACCGCCAGCACCACGGCGGCGCTGGCCCTGGGCGACGCCCTGGCGGTCGCCTGCCTGGAGGCGCGCGGCTTCGGCCGCGAGGATTTCGCGCGTTCCCACCCCGGCGGCGCCCTGGGCCGCCGCCTGCTCACCCACGTGCGCGACGTGATGCGGCACGGGCCCGCGCTGCCCATCGTCGCCGAAGACGCCCCCCTGCCCCGCGCGCTCGAGGAAATCTCGGCCAAGGGCATGGGCATGACGGCGGTCGTCGACGCACAGCGCAAGCCCGTGGGCATCTTCACCGACGGCGACCTGCGCCGCCTGATCGAGCGCGTCGGCGACATCCGCAGCCTGACGGTAGCCGACGGCATGACCCGGGCTCCGCGTACCATCGGGCCTGACGCGCTGGCCGCCGAGGCCGCCCAGCAAATGGACGACCGCCGCCTCAACCAGATGCTGGTGGTGGACACCGCCGGCGTGCTGATCGGCGCCCTGCATACTCACGACTTGATGGCAGCCAAAGTAGTATGA
- the lptB gene encoding LPS export ABC transporter ATP-binding protein yields MTDSHATLSTATAAGAAAGSLRATGLRKTYNGRTVVQDVSLSVVSGEVVGLLGPNGAGKTTSFYMIVGLVPADSGRIEIDGSNITSMPIHKRARMGLSYLPQDASVFRRLTVEQNIRAVLELQLGPNGKPLPEARIRDNLEALLEELQIGHIRANTAISLSGGERRRVEIARALATSPRFILLDEPFAGVDPIAVIEIQRIVRFLKGRGIGVLITDHNVRETLGICDRAYIISEGKVLTDGHPDEIVGDPAVRRVYLGEHFRM; encoded by the coding sequence ATGACCGACTCCCACGCCACTCTGTCCACCGCCACCGCTGCCGGCGCCGCCGCCGGCAGCCTGCGCGCCACCGGGCTGCGCAAGACCTACAACGGCCGCACCGTGGTGCAGGATGTCTCGCTGTCGGTGGTCAGCGGCGAGGTGGTGGGCCTGCTCGGGCCCAACGGTGCGGGCAAGACCACCAGCTTCTACATGATCGTCGGCCTGGTTCCGGCCGACTCCGGGCGCATCGAGATCGACGGCTCGAACATCACGTCCATGCCCATCCACAAGCGGGCGCGCATGGGCCTGTCGTACCTGCCCCAGGACGCCTCGGTGTTCCGCCGCCTGACGGTGGAGCAGAACATCCGCGCCGTGCTGGAGCTGCAGCTCGGCCCCAACGGCAAGCCGCTGCCCGAGGCCAGGATCCGCGACAACCTCGAAGCCCTGCTGGAAGAACTGCAGATCGGCCATATCCGCGCCAACACCGCCATTTCGCTGTCCGGCGGCGAACGACGCCGGGTCGAGATCGCGCGCGCCCTGGCCACCAGCCCGCGCTTCATCCTGCTTGACGAACCCTTCGCCGGGGTCGACCCGATCGCCGTGATCGAGATCCAGCGCATCGTGCGCTTCCTGAAGGGCCGCGGCATCGGCGTGCTGATCACCGACCACAACGTGCGCGAAACCCTGGGCATCTGCGACCGCGCCTACATCATCAGCGAAGGCAAGGTCCTCACCGATGGGCACCCCGACGAAATCGTCGGCGATCCGGCCGTGCGCCGCGTCTATCTGGGCGAGCATTTCCGCATGTAA